In the genome of Rhizobium sp. NZLR1, the window ATCGGTTCGGCGGGTCGGCCGTTCCGGCGTCGGTTGTGATTTTCGGCAACATCCTGGTCGCAGCTGGCTTTTACGGCTGCTTCCTGGTCCTGCGGCAGAACAACTTCGCCTCGGCGACGGTCGAGATCCGCAGGGATCAGCGGGTCATTTCAAGCGGGCTCTACAGCATCGTGCGTCATCCGATGTATGCGGCGGCGCTTGTGCTCTTCGTTGGCATAACGCTGTCGCTCGGCTCGTATTGGGGCTTGCTTGCCATCCCTCCTGCCTTAGGCGGACTCGTCGCGCGGCTGCTGGACGAGGAGAAGCATCTGGTAAGAGACCTGCCGGGTTATGCCGAATACCGCCGCAAGGTCCGCTACCGGCTACTGCCGGGATTATGGTGACGCCCGAACCGGTAGGCGGAATGACAACCTCTTGAAATCTGGTTGATGTACGCCCAGATTTGGACTATGTCTAATTCAAGACAGGAGGCTTCTATGCGGCATGCGCGACGCACCGAGCAACGAGAAGGCCAGGGGCCGCAGCGGCTGGAAACCGACCGCTTTGCCCCTGTAAATCGCAAAAGGCTCAGCGCTCCGGCGCTACGAACCTTTCTGGCGATCGCCGATCTCTGGGGGTTGAGCGAAGAGCAGCGCCTGCTAATGCTTGGTTATCCCTCCCGCTCGACCTACCACAATTGGGCCAAGCAGGCCCGCGAGCACGGCGCTTTCACGCTCGATGTCGATACGCTGACGCGGATCTCCGCCGTGCTCGGCATCCATCAGGCGCTCGGCGTGCTGTTTGCCGACGAACGCGCCGGCATCGCCTGGCTGCGTACGCCGCATCAGGCGCCGGTTTTCGGCGGGCATCGGCCGCTTGAGATCGTCACCAACGGAACCCAGGACGGGTTGATGACCGTACGCCGGTTTCTCGATGGCGCGCGCGGCGGTCTCTATATGCAGCCGAATGTGCTCGACGAGGCATTCACGCCTTACGAAGATACGGACATCGTCTTCCGGTGAGCGATCGTTTTGCCGAGGCGCCGCGTCCGTCCTGCCGGCTGATCCCGTCGCAATTTCCGCCCATCGGGCTTTTTGAGACGGTGGCGCGGGCGGCTGATCTCGACGCGGTGATGGAACTCGTCGGCTGGACCAACGACCGTCTCGTCGCCGACCGCATCCGCAGGCTTCCCGAGGATGAATGGGTCTACGGGACGCCGAACGCCAGTATCGTGATGGCGGCATTCCTGCATGTCGCGCCGGGAGGAATGCGTTTCAACGGCCCGGATCTCGGCGCCTGGTATGCCGCCGACCATCTCCGCACGGCCGCCGCCGAGGTCGGCCATCATCTCCGGCGCGAAACTGTCGCGCGCGGTGTCGCGACGATGGCCCGCACCTATCGAAGCTACGCCGCTACCCTCATTGGCGACTATCTCGACATTCGCGGCGAACAGGCGCTGCGGCCCCATGTCTATGACGGCACGAGTTATGCTGCGTCGCAGGTGTTGGGCGAAGAGGTGCGTTCGAGCGGCGGCGCCGGTATCCTCTATGACAGCGTCCGGCTGAGAGGCGGGGTGAATATCGCCGCGCACCGGCCGCGCAACATCCGCGACGTGGTGCAGGCCGATCACTTCGAAATCACCGTCTCCGCCACCGACCGGAGCATCGATGTCAGGAAGCTGGCACCCTAGACGACGAGGCGCTCGGCCCAGGCCTTGGCCGTCTTCGCCATCGTGGCGAGGTGATCGGCAGCGGAGAAGCCGGAGACTGTCTTGCGCGGCTTGAGGTCGTGGTCGCCGTCTTCGAGCCAGAAGAGCTCGATCCTGCTTGAGAGATCGTAGCCCGGCACCTCGTCGCGTGTGCCGAATTCATCGCGCGTCCCCTGGCAGATCAGCGCGGGCGTCGCCAGCCCCGTGAGATGGCCGGTGCGCAGCTTTTCCGGCTGGCCGGGCGGATGAAAGGGATAGCCGAGGCAAAGCAACCCGGCGATCTTTTGCTGACGATAGAGGTCGTCTGCCACCATGCTGGCAACCCGGCCGCCCATCGACTTGCCGCCGATGATCAGCGGGCCGCTGGTCCCGAGCTCGGCAATGGCCGCCTCATATTCGGGATTGAGCGTTTCGGCGCGCGGCGGCGGCTTGCGGCCTCCGGTGCGGCGGGCGGCCATATAGGCGAATTCGAAACGGGCGACGCGGAAGCCGACGGCGGCCAGCGCCTCTGCCGCGGATGTCATCGATGCGGAATCCATCGGCGCGCCGGCGCCATGCGCCAGAAGGATGGTGAAGCGCGCATCCTGCGGCCCCTGCAGCAGAAATCTGTCCAGCATCGGCAATCCTCCATTCCGTCATCGGAACCATGTCGGCGGCCGTGACTTTGTCCTTGAAAGGAGACAGACAATGTCGACGAATGACGAAAACGTAAAGCCCGAGCAGCGGCGACCCAAGGATGTCGGCGCCGTTCCCGAAAAGCCGGAGCCCGCCGACGCAGAATCGCTGGCGCCACCGACAGTGCAGCCGGCTGGAGCGAGCGATAAAAGCGAACGGCCGGTGGTCAATCCCGTGACCGGAGTGGCCTTCTAACGGCTGACTCTATTGCCGTGCGGGACAGTCCCTTGAAACCCAGGCCCAAAGGGTCCATATACCGCTCCTGCCTGAAAAACGGATGCGTATGGTATCGACGCCGTCGAGCCGTTCGCTGTCCGACAGGATAAGGGCGCTCCCCGCAAGGGTCGAGCGCCCTTTTTGCTTTTCAGACATCGCGCGGACCGAGGCTTTTGTTTCGCTGTGGTGGCAATCGTGAGGACCTGCCACCATACTCTATATAGCACTTCGGAATCCCGAAATTGGTTGCCGGATTGAAATCATTGCGTATTCTTTGCGACGACACCGCGCGAAAACCCCGCGGATTTCGGAATCCCGAAGCGGCGAATTTCGGGATTCCGAAGTGGGATTTTTTCCGTCCTGCCGTTTTTTCGCGGCGGCACTGTCGATTTTCGCATCCGCCGTTCGTCATTCTCACGATGTGCTGCAGCACGTCCCTTGCGCGTCCGAAACGATGCGTGGCAACAGAAGGAGGATATCGTCATGGATAATCAGCATCTGGTACCCGCCGCCGTGCTTGCGGCAAAGAACGGCGTCCGGTTTCCCAATGAGAGCGAGGTTTATCGCAGCGCCCGCGATGCGCTGCTGGCCGAAGAGATCGAATTGCGCCGGCACATCGAGCGGGTGGCGGTACAGCGCCGAGCGCTGCCCCCGGGCGGCGAGGTGACGAAGGATTACCGTTTCGAAGGCGCTAACGGGCCGATATCCTTTACCGAACTCTTCGCCGACAAGGACACGCTGATCGTCTACAGCTATATGTTCGGCCCGGAGCGCGAGCGCCCATGCCCGATGTGCACCTCGCTGCTGTCGGCCTGGGACGGCGAGGTGCCTGACATCCAGCAGCGCGCTGCGCTGGCGGTCGTCGCGCTGTCGCCGATCGGCAAGCTGCTTGCCTTCAAGACGGAACGCGGCTGGCACCATCTGCCGCTCTATTCCGACCCGACGGGAGATTACAGCCGCGACTATCACGCCATCGGCAGAGGCGGTGGCGATGACGCCGCCTTCAACGTCTTCACCCGGCGCGACGGCAGCATCCGCCATTTCTGGAGCGGGGAGATGGGCGGGGTGACCGCCGATCCGGGCGAAGATCCGCGCGGCGCGCCCGACCTGATGCCGCTCTGGACCGTGCTCGATTGCACGCCCGAAGGCCGGGCGCCGGACTGGTATCCGAAGCTGTCTTATTAGGGCAGGCGTCCCAGGCCCTCAGCCGGTGGAGCGGTTTCTCGACGCCTCGGCCCATTCGAGGTTGGCGACCGCAGCTTCCGGCAGCGGCGGCGGGTCGATGTCGTAGATATAGCCGGTGAGCATGTCGGCGGCGCGTTCCGTCGCCTTGATCTTCGCCTCGGTTTCCGCCACCGCCTTGGAGATCGCCTCGATGCGGGCGCGGAACATGTGGGCGAGCACATCGCGGCCGGAGTGTTTGCCGAGCCGCTCCAGATGCAGTCCGATGCGCGAGGCATGGCGCTCCAGCTCGCTCTTGCTGAACCGCGCCTTGCGCAGCTCTTCGGAGAGACTGTCCTGCATGACGGCGACGGGATCGAAGCTCCCAGGCGCGCGCTCGTCGAGCACCGCGTCGGTGACCAGCTTCTCGATCATCACAAGCGCCTGCAGCTCGGCGGCATCGGCGAATTCGACGTCGTAGCCGGTATCGTCGTAGACTTTGCGGCGGACCGGATCGAGAAGCAGCCCATAGGCTTTCTGCAGATGGGCGAAGGCTTGCGAATCACCACCCGAATCGGGGTGGGCGACCTTCGCCAGGCGCCGATAGGCAGCCTTCAGCTGAGCCTCGTTTGCATCGCGTTCAACGCCGAGAATATCGTATGGATCCGTCACGCCTGCTCCCTTGCCACCCAGCACGTCGTGGGCGGTCTAGGTCTTCTTCCGCATCAGAAGGGCGAAGTTTAGACCGAAAGCAGGAAAGACGTCCATGGCCTGAGATTGGAATGGTCGATGCGGATGTGTCGAAAAATCGAGGATTGTCCAATTGCTTCAAAATCTTGGGCTAAGATCAGCGTGTGGCGATCATGGCAAGATAACATTTGGCTTCGCCGTCGATTTCCAACGCGGTCCCGACCGCGTCGTTGATCAGCAGCGCATCGCCGGCCGCAAGCGCGCCGGTCTCGCCGTCCCGCCGGAATGACAGCGTGCCGCGATGGCAGAGCAGCAGGCATGTCGACGACGGCAGCGGCAGGGTCTTGCCGCCAGCGATGTCGAGCCGGATCAGCGTATGGGTAAACCCGTTGCGGCGGGTCATGACGTTGAGATCGGTGATGGCGCCGTCCTCGAGCCTGGCGGCGACGGGGATATCGGCCGGGAAGGCAAGCGGATCGTCTGCCGTCGTCAGTAGCGCCGGCGTCCGGCCTTCGATATCGAGCACCATGCCGTTGCCGTCGAGGATCGCCAGCGTGCGGTCGATGCCGGGAAAGATCGAAAACGGGCCGTCTGTCGCGACGGTCGCCATGCTGACGCGCCAGTCGAAACCGCCAAGGCCAGCATCTTCGGGCGAAACGGCGATCTCCACCGTTTCGCCGCCGCCGTTCTTCCACGGCATGCGCTTGTGATCGCCGGCGCGCAGGATCCTCACCGGGCTCAGTTCCCGAGAATGCCGGGCAGGCGCAGGCCCTTTTCCCTGGCGCAGTCTAGAGCGATGTCATAGCCGGCATCGGCGTGGCGCATGACGCCGGTCGCCGGGTCGTTCCAGAGCACGCGCTCCAGCCGCCTTGCCGCGTCGTCCGTACCATCGGCGCAGATGACCATGCCGGAATGCTGCGAGAAGCCCATGCCGACGCCGCCGCCGTGGTGCAGCGACACCCAGGTGGCGCCCGACGCCGTGTTGAGCAGGGCGTTGAGTAGCGGCCAGTCGGAAACGGCGTCGGAGCCGTCCTTCATGGCCTCCGTCTCCCGGTTCGGCGAGGCGACGGAACCCGAATCCAGGTGGTCGCGGCCGATGACGATCGGGGCGGAGAGTTCGCCTGATTTCACCATCTCGTTGAAGGCGAGGCCAAGCTTGTGGCGGTCGCCGAGGCCTACCCAGCAGATGCGCGCCGGCAGGCCCTGGAAGGCGATGCGCTCCCTGGCCATATCCAGCCAATTGTGCAGGTGCTTGTTGTCGGGCAGCAATTCTTTCACCTTGGCATCGGTCTTGTAGATATCCTCCGGGTCGCCGGAAAGGGCTGCCCAGCGGAAGGGGCCGATGCCGCGGCAAAACAGCGGGCGGATATAGGCCGGCACGAAGCCGGGGAAGGCGAAGGCGTTTTCGAGGCCTTCGTCCTTGGCGACCTGGCGGATATTGTTGCCGTAATCGAGCGTCGGAATACCGGCATTCCAGAAGGCGATCATCGCTTCGACATGCTCGCGCATCGAGGCGCGCGCCGCTTTTTCCACTGCTTTCGGATCGCTTTCGCGCTTGGCCTTCCACTCGGCCATCGTCCAGCCCTTCGGCAGGTAGCCGTTGATCGGGTCGTGCGCCGAGGTCTGGTCGGTGACCATGTCGGGGCGGATGCCGCGGCGGACCATTTCCGGCAGGATTTCGGCGGCATTGCCGAGCAGGCCGACGGATTTGGCTTCACCGGCCTTGGTCCAGCGGTCGATCATCTCGAGCGCTTCGTCGAGCGTCTCGGCCTTGGCGTCGACATAGCGGGTGCGCAGCCGGAAATCGATCGAGTCTGGATTGCATTCGATGGCGAGGCAGCAGGCGCCGGCCATCACCGCGGCGAGCGGCTGGGCGCCGCCCATGCCGCCGAGGCCGCCGGTCAGGATCCATTTGCCCTTGAGATTGCCGCCATAATGCTGACGGCCGGCCTCGACGAAGGTCTCGTAGGTGCCCTGGACGATGCCCTGCGTGCCGATATAGATCCACGAGCCGGCCGTCATCTGGCCGTACATGGCAAGGCCTTTCTTATCCAGCTCATTGAAATGGTCCCAGGTCGCCCAATGCGGCACCAGGTTGGAATTGGCGATCAGCACCCGCGGCGCATCCTTGTGGGTGCGGAAGACGCCGACCGGCTTGCCGGATTGGACGAGCAGCGTTTCTTCTTCGGTCAGCGTCTTCAGCGTCGCGACGATGCGGTCGAAATCCTCCCAGGTGCGGGTGGCGCGGCCGATGCCGCCGTAAACGACGAGTTCGTTCGGGTTCTCGGCGACATCAGGATCAAGATTGTTCATCAACATGCGCAGCGGCGCTTCGGTCATCCAGCTCTTGGCATTGAGATCATTGCCGCGGGGCGCGCGGATTTCGCGGATATTGTGGCGTGGGTTGGTCATGGCGGTTCCCCTGTCGAGTGATCGTTATCGTTTCAGGTCTGGCGCAATTTGTTCGATGCGCACCAGAATGTTTTTGAGATGGACGCGAAGTCGGTCTGCCCTCGCGGTGTCGTAGGCAAAGGGCGGTGTCTCGGTCTGCAGATGCGTCGACTGCGCAAGCTCCATCTGGATCGCGTGCACGCCGGTCTCGGGCCGGCCGTAATGGCGGGTCGTCCAGCCACCCTTGAAGCGACCGTTGAGCACGCTGTCATAACCTTCTGCGGCTTCGACGACGGTCAGCGTCGCTTGCTCGATGGCGCCGTCGCAGGTTTTGCCCATATCGGTGCCGATATTGAAATCCGGCAGCTTGCCTTCGAACAGGAAGGGAATGTGAGAGCGGATCGAGTGGCAGTCGTAAAGGATCGCCACGCCATGGCTTGCCCTGACGCGCTCGATCTCGGCGGCAAGTGCCGCGTGATAGGGCGCATGAAAATCCCGCAGCCGCGCCGCGATATCGGCTTCGTCAGGCGCCTGCCCATCCTTCCAGATCGGCTGGCCGTCGAAGTCCGTTTCCGGGATGAGGCCGGTGGTGTTCTGGCCGGGATAAAGGCTGACGCCCTGCGGATCGCGGTTGGCGTCGATCACGTAGCGGTGGAAGGTGGCGCGCACGGTCGTGACATTGTCGAGCAGGCCGTCATAGAGCTGGTGGATGTGCCAGTCGGTATCGGCCAGAATCCTGCCATTGTCGTTGAGACGGTCGGCAATCTCCGCCGGCACGTCGGTGCCGGTGTGGGGAAAGGCGAGGATTATGGGGGAGGTGCCCTGACGGATTTCGTATGGTGCGGTCATCTCAACCCTCCAAAACCGGCAAGATGCCAGATGAAACCGAGGCGTTCAGTGCGCCGGTCGCCACCAGCTCGGCGGCGGCGGCGAGGTCGTTGGCCATGTAGCGGTCGGTATCGAGGGTCGGAACCTTGCTGCGGATCGCGGTGATCGCCTTGGCGAGTTCCGGGCTTGTCGACAGCGGCGCGCGCAGTTCGACGCCTTGGGCGGCGGTCAGCGCCTCGATGCCGATGATGGCGAACAGGTTCTCGGTCATCCCGAGCAGGCGGCGGGCGCCGTGGCAGGCCATCGAGACATGGTCTTCCTGGTTGGCTGAGGTCGGGGTCGAATCGACCGAGGCCGGATGCGACATCTGCTTGTTCTCCGACATCAGCGCCGCCGAGGTGACCTCGGCGATCATCAGGCCGGAATTCAGGCCCGGCTTCTTGGCGAGGAAGGCCGGCAGGCCGTAGGAAAGGGTGGGATCGACCAGCAGGGCGATGCGGCGCTGCGAAATCGCGCCGATCTCGCAGACGGCAAGCGCGATCTGGTCGGCGGCAAAGGCGACGGGTTCGGCGTGGAAATTGCCGCCGGAGACGACGGAATTGTCCGACAGCACCAGCGGATTGTCTGTGACCGCATTGGCCTCGATCTCCAGCGTGCGGGCAACCGAGCGCAGCAGGTCAAGGCAGGCGCCATCGACCTGGGGTTGGCAGCGGATGCAATAGGGATCCTGCACACGCTCGTCGCCCTCGATATGGCTCTGGCGGATGACGGATTGTTCGAGCAGGGCGCGAAGTGCTGATGCCGTGTCGATCTGGCCCTTGTGGCCGCGCAAGGTGTGAATATCCGGATGGAAGGGCGCCGAAGAGCCCATGGCGGCGTCGGTCGACATGGCGCCGGTGATCAGCGCCGACTGCGCGGCGCGGTGGGCGCGGAAGAGACCGGCAAGCGCCAAGGCCGTCGAGGTCTGGGTGCCGTTGATCAGCGCCAGGCCCTCCTTGGCGGCGAGCACTACCGGTTTGAGACCTGCCCTTTCGAGGGCTTCAGCGCCCGAAAGACGTTCGCCGGCGAAGAAGGCTTCGGCTTCGCCCATCATCACCGCGGCCATATGGGCGAGCGGTGCAAGATCGCCGGAGGCGCCGACCGAGCCTTTTTCCGGGATCAGCGGAATGACGCCCTTTTCCAGCATGCCCTCGATCAGCCGCACCAGCTCCAGCCGTACGCCGGAGGCGCCGCGCCCGAGCGAGACCAGTTTCAGCGCCATGATCAACCGGACGATATTTTCAGGCAGCGGCGCGCCGACGCCACAGCAATGCGACAGGATGAGATTGCGCTGCAAGGTTGCGACGTCGGCGCTGTCGATCTTGATCGAGGCGAGTTTGCCGAAGCCGGTATTGATGCCGTAGACCGGCGCATTGCCGGCGGCGATCTCGGCGATCCGGGCGGCGGCCTTAGCGATGCCGGCATCGAAGGCGGGATCGAGCCTTGCCGGCTCGCCGGTCCAATAGATGATTTCCAAATCCCTGAGGGAGACGGAGCCCGGGTGGAGCGTGATGGTCATCGACCGTTCCTTTCGCCCTTGAAGACGCGTGTGTGAAGCGGGTTGAAGCCGATGCGGTAGACGAGCTCGGCGAGGCTCTCAATATTCCAGACGGCAAAATCGGCTGATTTGCCGGGCTCGAGCGTTCCGGTCTCGCCGATGAGGCCGAGCGCGCGCGCACCTTCGCGAGTGGCGCCGGCGATGCATTCTTCGACGGTGAGGCCGAAAAGCGTCGCCGACATGTTCATGGTCAGCAGCATCGAGGTGAGCGGCGAGGTGCCGGGATTGCAATCGGTGGCAATCGCAATCGGCACGCCGGCCTGGCGTAGCGCCTCCACCGGTGGCTTCTGCTTCTCGTGGATGGCGTAGAAGGCGCCGGGCAGAAGCACGGCCACGGTGCCGGCAGCGGCCATCGCGGCAACACCTTCTTCGTCGAGATATTCCAGATGATCGGCCGAAAGCGCGCCATATGACGCGGCGAGCCGGGCGCCGCCGAGATTGGAAAGTTGCTCGGCATGCAGCTTGACCGGCAGGCCAAGCGCCTTCGCCTTGTCGAAGACGCGGGCGATCTCGGCTCTGGAAAAGGCAATGCCCTCGCAGAAGCCGTCGACCGCATCGGCAAGGCCGAGATTATACATGTCGTCGAGGCCGGGCAGCACGACATCATCGAGATAATCGCCGTTGCGGCCCTTGTATTCCACCGGCGTCGCATGGGCGCCGAGATAGCTGGTGGCGACGCGGACCGGTCTCAGATGGCCGAGCAGACGGGCGCTCTGCAACATCTTCACTTCGCCGGTCCGGTTCAGCCCGTAGCCGGATTTGATCTCGATCGTCGTCACGCCTTCGGCAAGCAGCGTATCGAGCCGCGGCAGCGCCGCGCTGACGAGTTCCTCGACCGACAGCGCATTGGTCGCTTTGACCGAGGAGACGATGCCACCGCCGGCACGCGCAATTTCCTCATAGGTGGCGCCTTGAAGGCGCATCTCGAACTCGCGGGCTCGGTTGCCGCCGTGGACGATATGGGTGTGGCAGTCTACGAGGCCGGGCGTGACCCAGCGGCCTTCGAGATCGACGATGTCGGAGCGTTCGATGGCGGAAGCCGGCAACTCGCTTTCGGCACCGGCAAAGGTGATGCCGCCGTTTTCGGTGAGCACGGCGCCCTTTTCGACGATACCGAGCCCGTCCTTTTCAGGCGCAAGCGTGGCCAGGCGCGCATTGCGCCACAGCACTGGCCGGACGTCTGGGGATGAGGCTTCCTCTGAAAAATTGTTCCCGGTCATCAGCTTTGCGCCTTTCCTTATGTCGAAACATGTATATACATAATAAGCAGGTGACAAGAGAAATTTTGCGCGCTTTTCTGGAAAAGAAAGAGCAGCGGCGCGGTAAGAGGAGAGGGACGGCCATGACCACACTTCACGCAGGCACGGCACTGACGCCGAAAGGCTGGCAGAAGGACGTGCGGCTGACGCTCGAAGCCGGTCGCATTGCCCGGGTCGAGATCGGGGTTTCGCCTCAGCCCGGCGATGAACGCCACGCTCTTATCGTTCCGGCCATGGGAAATCTGCACAGCCATGCCTTCCAGCGGGCGATGGCCGGCCTTGCCGAGGTACGCGGCCCGGCCAATGACAGCTTTTGGAGCTGGCGCACCGTCATGTACAAGTTCGCGCTGGCAATGACCCCTGAACATGTCGAGGCGGTCGCCGCCAAGCTCTATGCGGAAATGCTGGAGGCGGGCTTTTCCCGGGTCGGCGAATTCCATTATCTCCACCATGACAGGGATGGCGGCATTTACGCCAATATCGCCGAGCTTGCCGAACGCATTGGTGCTGCCAGCGAAGAGACCGGCCTCGGCCTGACCTTGCTGCCGGTCTTCTACGCTCATTCCGGCTTCGGCGGCGCTCAGCCGATCGACGGCCAGCGGCGTTTCATCAATTCGCTGGAAAGCTTCGAAAGGCTGATGGAGGGATGCCGGGCGGTAACCAGCCGGCTCGACGGCGCCGAACTCGGGCTGGCGCCGCACAGCCTGCGCGCCGCAACGCCTGAGGAATTGGCGAAGCTTGTGCCGATGGCGGGCGACGGCCCCATCCATATCCATGTCGCCGAGCAGGTCAAGGAGGTCGAGGATTGCATCGCCTGGTCGGGCGCGCGGCCGGTGGAATGGCTGCTCGATCATGCGCCTGTGGATGAGCGCTGGTGCTTGATCCACGCGACGCACATGACCGACGACGAAACGCGGCGGATGGCGAAAAGCGGGGCGATTGCCGGCCTCTGCCCGATCACCGAAGCCAATCTCGGCGACGGCGCCTTTGCCGCGCCACTCTTCCTCGAAGAGGGCGGGCGTTACGGCATCGGTTCGGATTCCAATGTGCTGATCTCGGTGCCGGAAGAACTGCGCCAGCTCGAATATTCGCAGCGCCTGGCTCTGCGCGCCCGCAATGTCGTTGCAGCACCCGGCGGATCGACGGCACTTTGCCTGTTCACCCAGGCGCTTGCCGGCGGCGGTGCCGCTTTGAAGGCGCCCGCAGGTCTTGTTGAAGGCCATCACGCCGATCTCGTTTCGCTCGATACTGCGGCCGTTTCCTATCTCTCCGGCGACCAGATTCTCGATCACTGGCTGTTTGCCGGCGGTATTTCCGTCGATTGCGTCTGGGCGCGCGGCCGCAAGCAGGTGGAGGGCGGGCGCCATCTCAAACGTGACGCCATCGACCGGCGTTTCCTGGCCGCGATGGGTGAATTGCTGGCTGCCTGAAAAAGCGCTTTTCATGAGCAAGCATTCGAATTAGAGCGGGGGATCAATCGGAACGTGGCGATGAATCAAAGCAGGGATCCCACCTTGCATCAGCGCATCCTTGGCGACATCGAGGGCCGTATCGTCTCGGGCGAATGGCCGCCGGGGCATCGCATTCCCTTCGAAGTGGATCTCGCCACCCAATATGACGTCTCGCGGATGACGGTGAACAAGGTGCTGACTCAGCTCGCCAAGGCCGGTCTCATCGAGCGCCGCAAGAAATCCGGCAGCTTCGTCACCCAGCCGCAGGCGCAATCGGCCGTCCTCGAAATCCACGACATCAAGGCCGAGGTGCAGTCGCTGAACCTGCCCTATTCCTATGCGGTTTCGAAGAAGACCAGCCGCAAGGCGAAGGTGGAAGACAGCCGCCGGCTGGAACTGCCGGTCGCCTCTTCGGTCGTCGAGGTGGTCTGCATCCACAATGCCGGCGCGCGGCCCTTCTGCCTGGAGGAGCGGTTGATCAGTCTGGCGACCGTACCGGAAGCCGCCGATGCCGATTTCCTGATGATGGCGCCGGGGCCCTGGTTGCTCA includes:
- the hutI gene encoding imidazolonepropionase — translated: MTGNNFSEEASSPDVRPVLWRNARLATLAPEKDGLGIVEKGAVLTENGGITFAGAESELPASAIERSDIVDLEGRWVTPGLVDCHTHIVHGGNRAREFEMRLQGATYEEIARAGGGIVSSVKATNALSVEELVSAALPRLDTLLAEGVTTIEIKSGYGLNRTGEVKMLQSARLLGHLRPVRVATSYLGAHATPVEYKGRNGDYLDDVVLPGLDDMYNLGLADAVDGFCEGIAFSRAEIARVFDKAKALGLPVKLHAEQLSNLGGARLAASYGALSADHLEYLDEEGVAAMAAAGTVAVLLPGAFYAIHEKQKPPVEALRQAGVPIAIATDCNPGTSPLTSMLLTMNMSATLFGLTVEECIAGATREGARALGLIGETGTLEPGKSADFAVWNIESLAELVYRIGFNPLHTRVFKGERNGR
- the hutC gene encoding histidine utilization repressor, with translation MNQSRDPTLHQRILGDIEGRIVSGEWPPGHRIPFEVDLATQYDVSRMTVNKVLTQLAKAGLIERRKKSGSFVTQPQAQSAVLEIHDIKAEVQSLNLPYSYAVSKKTSRKAKVEDSRRLELPVASSVVEVVCIHNAGARPFCLEERLISLATVPEAADADFLMMAPGPWLLNQVPWSTAEHRIHAVSANAEVAAVLDIARNTACLVVERRTWSGAGPVTHVRFTYPGDRHALVARFTPASQ
- a CDS encoding formimidoylglutamate deiminase, whose translation is MTTLHAGTALTPKGWQKDVRLTLEAGRIARVEIGVSPQPGDERHALIVPAMGNLHSHAFQRAMAGLAEVRGPANDSFWSWRTVMYKFALAMTPEHVEAVAAKLYAEMLEAGFSRVGEFHYLHHDRDGGIYANIAELAERIGAASEETGLGLTLLPVFYAHSGFGGAQPIDGQRRFINSLESFERLMEGCRAVTSRLDGAELGLAPHSLRAATPEELAKLVPMAGDGPIHIHVAEQVKEVEDCIAWSGARPVEWLLDHAPVDERWCLIHATHMTDDETRRMAKSGAIAGLCPITEANLGDGAFAAPLFLEEGGRYGIGSDSNVLISVPEELRQLEYSQRLALRARNVVAAPGGSTALCLFTQALAGGGAALKAPAGLVEGHHADLVSLDTAAVSYLSGDQILDHWLFAGGISVDCVWARGRKQVEGGRHLKRDAIDRRFLAAMGELLAA